The Clostridium chauvoei genome has a window encoding:
- a CDS encoding DUF4317 domain-containing protein, whose product MRKKDILELKRRFKKDHCTFTKMCGCYVNGEKHVILKFRETFLNLDEDEYFKYLEIAKKVLSGTIGNNILELNFPLNEELINEKQVSLMQLKNSQLKDDALLDNFYDSIIDNYDYTGNFIILIFHDAYDVITKTSDNAKIDESEEVYEYVLCALCPVSLSSPGLRYFEEENKIKARIRDWVVEAPTNGFVFPAFIDRSSDVNSIMYYTKNAKDTHPELMEYALGCSSKQTATIQKETFQSIIKDSFSADEKKADKIFMDVQENLNSMIEEYNAIYEDTTEAEPIILSKNDIQSLLIDSGIPEEITTKIEKSYTENFGEDLPLVEHLIDPKALKANEQRKKEEHLIKQVEVLQNRLEEVKKEAVIDNESTNDLEEASDTAIEDTEATSNFDVVLQVKPEKVPQIKSQIIDGQKCIVIPIAENEQTKVNGVDNLI is encoded by the coding sequence ATGAGAAAAAAAGATATACTTGAATTAAAAAGACGTTTTAAAAAAGATCATTGCACCTTCACTAAAATGTGTGGTTGCTATGTTAATGGAGAAAAACATGTTATTTTAAAATTCAGAGAAACATTTCTAAATTTAGATGAAGATGAATACTTTAAATATTTAGAGATTGCTAAAAAAGTCTTATCTGGAACTATTGGAAATAATATTTTAGAGTTGAATTTTCCACTTAATGAAGAGCTTATAAATGAAAAACAAGTTTCTCTTATGCAACTTAAAAATAGTCAATTAAAAGATGATGCTCTTCTTGATAATTTCTATGATTCTATTATAGATAATTATGATTATACAGGTAACTTTATAATACTTATTTTCCATGATGCTTACGATGTCATCACTAAGACTTCTGATAATGCAAAAATAGATGAATCAGAAGAAGTTTATGAATATGTTCTATGTGCATTATGTCCTGTCTCTCTTTCTAGTCCAGGACTTAGATATTTTGAAGAGGAAAATAAAATAAAAGCACGTATTAGAGATTGGGTAGTTGAAGCTCCAACTAATGGTTTTGTATTCCCAGCTTTTATTGACCGTAGCTCAGATGTTAATTCTATTATGTATTACACGAAAAATGCTAAAGATACACATCCTGAATTAATGGAATACGCTTTAGGTTGCTCTTCAAAACAAACTGCTACTATACAAAAAGAAACATTCCAATCAATTATTAAAGATTCCTTTAGTGCTGATGAGAAAAAAGCAGATAAAATCTTTATGGATGTGCAAGAAAATCTTAATTCTATGATAGAAGAATATAATGCTATATATGAAGATACTACAGAGGCTGAACCAATAATATTGTCAAAAAATGATATACAAAGCCTTTTAATAGATAGTGGAATTCCTGAAGAAATTACTACTAAAATCGAAAAATCTTATACCGAAAACTTTGGTGAAGATCTTCCTTTAGTAGAACATTTAATTGATCCAAAAGCACTTAAAGCAAATGAGCAAAGAAAAAAAGAAGAGCATTTAATAAAACAAGTGGAAGTACTTCAAAATAGACTTGAAGAAGTAAAAAAAGAAGCTGTTATAGATAATGAATCTACTAATGATTTAGAAGAAGCTAGTGATACAGCTATTGAAGATACTGAAGCTACTTCTAATTTTGATGTTGTACTTCAAGTGAAACCTGAAAAAGTACCTCAAATAAAATCTCAAATAATTGATGGGCAAAAATGTATAGTTATCCCTATCGCTGAAAATGAGCAAACTAAAGTTAATGGAGTAGATAATTTAATTTAA
- a CDS encoding GNAT family N-acetyltransferase codes for MSKVIYRDLEKRDYDRVKELIGDAFGFNEFIKDKKFLNLVLNVYLQDCISVSTFSKVAEKNNKVIGIILGDANKDKHKLRKFHNITSLASTFFKLLISNSENKKSLKEFSKITDTYKEIIKGKKDNFQGCIQLFIVSKESRGLGVGKSLVGYLFNYMHKMDVKSLYLYTDTRCNYGFYENQNFKRLKEKEIHFDSINENLNVFLYGYTLN; via the coding sequence ATGAGTAAAGTAATTTATAGAGATTTAGAAAAAAGGGATTATGATCGTGTTAAAGAGCTAATTGGAGATGCCTTTGGATTTAACGAATTTATTAAAGATAAAAAATTTTTGAATCTAGTTTTAAATGTTTATTTACAAGACTGTATTTCAGTAAGTACATTTAGTAAGGTTGCAGAAAAAAATAATAAGGTTATTGGAATTATTCTAGGTGATGCTAATAAAGATAAACATAAACTAAGAAAATTTCATAACATTACAAGTCTTGCATCTACATTCTTTAAACTATTAATTTCTAACAGTGAAAATAAAAAGTCTCTTAAGGAGTTTTCAAAAATTACTGATACCTATAAGGAAATTATAAAAGGTAAGAAAGATAACTTCCAAGGCTGCATACAGCTGTTTATTGTTTCTAAAGAATCTAGAGGTCTTGGCGTTGGTAAGTCTCTAGTAGGTTATTTATTTAATTATATGCATAAGATGGATGTAAAATCTCTATATCTATATACAGATACTAGATGTAACTATGGATTCTATGAAAATCAAAACTTTAAGCGATTAAAAGAAAAGGAAATTCATTTTGATTCTATCAATGAAAATCTTAATGTTTTCCTATATGGATATACCCTTAACTAA
- a CDS encoding MerR family DNA-binding transcriptional regulator gives MKNLFSIGEISKIKDITIKTLRYYHKVGILVPRYIDDETGYRYYSIDQFVYIDIIKGCRALGTSIVELQDIFKTCDTDELLKFLEVRKSEAEENITKMKEIIKNIDTLKMNVEYSKSILSNTDIYIKSFEQRYIIVAPCKESGSLKELVYYSNLDKVINDKRDKMAMEKGIIYDVTLDWNLEPKYVFNTFKDDVDIKVEDNVKILPKGRYLTLVYSKENEEERIDKIINYVKENNLKINNFIEVELFNDIFNTESYSCQIQMLIEHL, from the coding sequence ATGAAAAATCTATTTTCTATTGGAGAAATTTCTAAAATCAAAGATATTACAATAAAAACTTTAAGATATTATCATAAAGTAGGAATTCTTGTTCCAAGATATATTGATGATGAAACAGGATATAGATATTATTCTATAGATCAATTTGTTTATATAGACATTATAAAAGGATGTAGAGCATTAGGAACTAGTATAGTAGAATTACAAGATATTTTTAAAACCTGCGATACTGATGAATTATTAAAATTTCTAGAAGTTAGAAAATCAGAAGCTGAAGAAAATATAACCAAAATGAAGGAAATAATAAAAAATATTGATACATTAAAGATGAATGTTGAGTATTCAAAAAGTATTTTAAGTAACACTGATATATATATAAAATCTTTTGAACAACGTTATATAATTGTAGCTCCATGTAAAGAATCAGGAAGCTTAAAAGAATTAGTGTACTATTCGAATTTAGATAAGGTTATTAATGATAAGAGAGACAAAATGGCAATGGAAAAGGGAATAATATATGATGTTACTTTAGATTGGAATTTAGAACCGAAGTATGTATTTAATACATTTAAGGATGATGTAGATATAAAAGTTGAAGATAATGTGAAAATCCTACCTAAGGGGAGATATTTAACTTTAGTATATAGTAAAGAAAATGAAGAGGAAAGAATAGATAAAATAATTAATTATGTAAAAGAAAACAACTTAAAAATTAATAATTTTATTGAGGTAGAATTATTTAATGATATTTTTAATACAGAGTCATATAGTTGTCAGATTCAAATGCTTATAGAACATTTATAA
- a CDS encoding zinc ribbon domain-containing protein YjdM: protein MSNLPNCPKCNSEYTYEDGNLFVCPECAYEWTLESESQNNEDELIVKDSNGNILNDGDSVTIIKDLKVKGSPSPLKKGTKVKNIRLIEGDHNIDCKIDGFGAMQLKSEFVKKL, encoded by the coding sequence ATGAGTAATTTACCAAATTGCCCAAAATGTAATTCAGAATATACATATGAAGATGGAAATCTTTTTGTTTGTCCTGAATGTGCTTACGAATGGACTTTAGAATCTGAAAGTCAAAATAATGAAGACGAACTTATTGTTAAAGATTCAAATGGAAATATATTAAATGATGGTGATTCTGTAACAATAATAAAAGATCTTAAAGTAAAGGGAAGTCCATCACCTTTAAAGAAAGGTACAAAAGTAAAAAATATACGTTTAATTGAGGGAGACCATAACATTGACTGTAAAATTGATGGATTTGGAGCTATGCAATTAAAATCAGAATTTGTTAAAAAGTTATAA
- a CDS encoding MSCRAMM family protein, whose protein sequence is MINGENSSNNFVSGTATNVYVNVTTNKVQVTAGEEVTFTLQYYAEDGPGSIKPGETIIFQLPSIFSGIQINYPKQHFESVKVNGTTVTAIFGIGAETALGSYMTISAIPKDVDKETNEQISYSIDGQVKYLNIDVEPAPKPAPVVPIGDGVKFLKTFGNEIVPPGITPVQTVSEPVINKGFSYSIFVNGDYENLENVVINDQLPEGMEITPNSVVVFETIKGQEQQNVTDTLSKSGSIIQTSTSLKISLGNINAKYIIRYEALIYKEDPSYINTATLTDNNGTLTSSARVDVTKYNGPAITKGHNESTVGDIGEYIEYFINVNPNGAKMQDVVVTDVFPSDMTYLVGTVNIAKYNSYGQVIWISSENILTVGDHELTFNLGDISNHYEIIYDIKVTGPSLEYINQVTITHDKEEYTTNDIISFKSNSGAINAYKTVTPETLTNTSSQIVKYSIDFQSYGYFDENYITATEEINKDVKILFVQAPDNFTYTINNNVVTFSNSAGKILYGQKFNVTIVTDFSGVPDGTTIDNTAKINKSISNTVQTKKGYAFTATKVDSTNPNYYIEGAIFNLLDSNNKVITQLTSNSSGIITSAINSPGVYYLQEVTAPKGYVLENNKVQITITANDIGETINIGNVENQSIDYPIDIKKVDKNNPNKALSGAEYQVYNTDSTPNKLITTVITGENGEAQIMLPEGKYKLVEIKSPTGYVESSSNDSFELTYGNEK, encoded by the coding sequence ATGATAAATGGAGAGAATTCTTCAAATAATTTTGTTAGTGGAACTGCAACCAATGTTTATGTAAATGTAACTACTAATAAAGTACAAGTTACAGCTGGTGAAGAAGTAACTTTTACTTTGCAATATTATGCAGAGGATGGACCAGGAAGCATAAAACCTGGAGAAACAATAATATTCCAATTGCCAAGTATTTTTTCAGGAATACAAATTAATTATCCAAAGCAACATTTTGAAAGTGTAAAAGTAAATGGAACAACTGTAACAGCTATTTTTGGTATAGGAGCAGAGACTGCCTTAGGTAGTTATATGACAATATCAGCAATTCCTAAAGATGTAGACAAAGAAACTAACGAACAAATCTCATATAGTATTGATGGACAAGTAAAATATTTAAATATAGATGTAGAGCCAGCACCAAAGCCAGCTCCCGTAGTTCCTATTGGAGACGGAGTTAAATTTTTAAAGACTTTTGGAAATGAAATAGTTCCACCAGGAATAACACCAGTTCAAACAGTATCAGAACCAGTTATTAATAAAGGATTTAGCTATTCTATATTTGTAAATGGAGATTATGAAAATTTAGAAAATGTAGTTATAAATGATCAGCTTCCTGAGGGAATGGAGATTACGCCTAATTCAGTAGTTGTTTTTGAAACCATTAAAGGGCAAGAACAACAAAATGTAACAGATACTTTAAGCAAGAGTGGAAGCATTATTCAAACAAGCACATCTCTTAAAATATCACTTGGGAATATAAATGCTAAATATATTATACGCTATGAAGCTTTAATATATAAAGAAGACCCAAGCTATATAAATACGGCTACGTTAACTGATAATAATGGAACTTTAACAAGTTCAGCTAGAGTTGACGTTACCAAATATAATGGACCTGCTATTACCAAAGGTCATAATGAATCTACAGTAGGTGATATTGGTGAATATATTGAGTATTTTATAAATGTAAATCCTAATGGAGCTAAAATGCAAGATGTAGTTGTAACGGATGTATTTCCAAGTGATATGACTTATTTAGTTGGAACGGTTAATATAGCTAAATATAATAGTTATGGACAAGTAATATGGATATCAAGTGAAAATATTTTAACTGTAGGAGATCATGAATTAACTTTTAATTTAGGGGATATAAGCAACCATTATGAAATAATATATGATATAAAGGTTACTGGCCCAAGTTTAGAGTATATAAATCAAGTCACAATAACCCATGATAAAGAAGAATATACTACTAATGACATTATAAGCTTTAAATCTAATTCAGGTGCTATAAATGCTTATAAAACTGTAACTCCAGAAACTTTAACAAATACTAGTAGTCAAATAGTTAAGTATTCAATAGACTTTCAAAGTTATGGGTATTTTGATGAGAATTATATAACAGCAACTGAAGAAATTAATAAAGATGTTAAAATATTATTTGTTCAAGCTCCAGATAACTTCACCTATACAATCAATAACAATGTAGTTACCTTTTCAAATAGTGCGGGAAAAATATTATATGGACAAAAGTTTAATGTTACAATAGTTACTGATTTTAGTGGAGTACCAGATGGAACAACCATAGATAATACAGCTAAAATAAATAAATCTATAAGTAATACTGTTCAAACTAAAAAGGGATATGCCTTTACTGCGACTAAAGTAGATAGCACAAATCCAAATTACTATATAGAAGGAGCGATATTTAATTTATTAGATAGTAATAATAAAGTTATAACTCAATTAACTAGTAATTCAAGTGGGATTATTACTTCAGCAATAAATTCACCAGGAGTATATTATCTTCAAGAAGTAACAGCACCTAAAGGTTATGTTTTAGAGAATAACAAAGTTCAAATAACAATAACTGCAAATGATATTGGAGAAACTATAAATATAGGAAATGTAGAAAATCAGTCTATTGATTACCCAATAGATATAAAAAAAGTAGATAAAAATAATCCTAATAAAGCATTATCAGGGGCTGAATACCAAGTATACAATACAGATTCAACACCCAATAAATTAATTACTACAGTTATAACTGGAGAAAATGGGGAAGCGCAAATTATGTTACCGGAAGGGAAATATAAATTAGTAGAGATAAAGTCTCCTACAGGATATGTTGAATCTAGTAGTAATGATAGTTTTGAGTTGACTTATGGTAATGAAAAATAG
- a CDS encoding globin domain-containing protein, whose protein sequence is MLDTKTIDIIKSTVPSLKAHGLEITQTFYKTMFENNPEVKTLFNMDRQNSGEQPKALAMTILAAAQNIDNLEALIPAVRKIGEKHCDKLIKAEHYPIVGSNLLISIKKVLGDAATDEVINAWGKAYEVIAEVFIKIEKEIYESRK, encoded by the coding sequence ATGTTAGATACAAAAACAATAGATATAATTAAAAGTACTGTTCCTTCATTAAAGGCTCACGGTTTAGAAATCACACAAACCTTCTATAAAACTATGTTTGAAAATAATCCTGAAGTTAAGACTCTATTTAATATGGATAGACAAAATTCTGGTGAGCAACCTAAAGCTTTAGCTATGACAATATTAGCAGCAGCTCAAAATATAGATAATTTAGAAGCTCTTATCCCAGCTGTAAGAAAAATAGGTGAAAAGCACTGTGATAAATTAATAAAGGCTGAACATTATCCAATTGTTGGTTCTAATCTTTTGATATCAATAAAAAAAGTTTTAGGGGATGCTGCAACTGATGAGGTTATTAACGCTTGGGGAAAAGCATATGAAGTTATAGCAGAGGTTTTTATAAAGATTGAAAAAGAAATCTACGAATCTAGGAAATAA
- the sstT gene encoding serine/threonine transporter SstT, whose protein sequence is MKRIIDTWNHISLVKRIILGLIVGIIIALTVPKIGAPLSILGSLFVGALKAIAPVLVFFLVMAALCQYKEGKKTNMKSIIGLYLLGTLSAGVIGVIGSFLFPVNLVFTSSVENLTPPSGVGEVLHNLLMSIVDNPVHALSSANYIGILFWAIILGLAFKNASEGSKDIILNISDAMSEVVRWIINLAPFGIMGLVYESISKQGIESLVKYGQLILVLVGCMAFYALIINPIITFIAIRKNPYPLVIKCLRDSGITAFFTRSSAANIPVNMALCKELGLNEDTYSISIPLGSTINMGGAAITISVLALAATHTLGINVDLGTTIILTLLSAVSACGTSGVAGGSILLVPLACSLFGIPNDIAMQVVGVGFVIGVIQDSCETALNSSTDVLYTAIAEFAKARKEKNKKMLAN, encoded by the coding sequence ATGAAGAGGATAATAGACACATGGAATCATATTAGTTTAGTTAAAAGAATCATATTAGGTCTAATAGTAGGAATAATAATTGCTTTAACAGTTCCGAAGATAGGAGCACCACTATCAATACTTGGATCATTATTTGTTGGTGCATTAAAAGCTATAGCTCCAGTACTAGTGTTTTTCCTAGTAATGGCAGCGTTATGTCAGTATAAAGAAGGTAAAAAGACAAATATGAAATCAATTATAGGATTATACCTTCTAGGAACACTTTCAGCAGGAGTAATTGGAGTTATTGGTAGCTTCTTATTTCCAGTTAACTTAGTATTTACTTCAAGTGTAGAAAATTTAACACCACCAAGTGGAGTAGGAGAAGTACTACATAACTTATTAATGAGTATAGTTGATAATCCGGTTCATGCACTTTCTAGCGCGAACTATATTGGAATATTATTTTGGGCAATAATTTTAGGTCTTGCTTTCAAAAATGCTAGTGAAGGATCTAAGGATATTATATTAAACATTTCTGATGCTATGTCAGAAGTAGTAAGATGGATAATTAATTTAGCTCCATTTGGAATAATGGGACTTGTATATGAAAGTATATCAAAACAAGGGATAGAATCATTAGTTAAATATGGACAATTAATATTAGTATTAGTTGGATGTATGGCATTTTATGCTTTAATAATAAATCCAATAATAACTTTTATAGCAATACGTAAAAATCCATATCCACTTGTTATTAAATGTTTAAGAGATAGTGGAATTACAGCATTCTTTACTCGTAGTTCAGCTGCGAATATACCAGTAAATATGGCATTATGTAAAGAATTAGGATTAAATGAAGATACATATTCAATTTCAATACCACTTGGATCAACTATAAATATGGGAGGCGCTGCTATAACTATATCAGTATTAGCACTTGCTGCAACTCATACTCTTGGTATAAATGTAGATTTAGGAACAACTATAATACTTACTTTATTATCAGCTGTAAGTGCATGTGGAACTTCAGGAGTAGCAGGAGGATCAATATTATTAGTACCACTTGCTTGTAGTTTATTTGGAATTCCAAATGATATTGCTATGCAAGTAGTTGGTGTTGGATTTGTAATTGGAGTTATACAAGATTCTTGTGAAACTGCACTTAACTCATCAACAGATGTACTTTATACTGCAATAGCAGAATTTGCAAAAGCACGTAAAGAAAAAAATAAGAAGATGTTAGCAAACTAA
- a CDS encoding cation:dicarboxylate symporter family transporter produces MDSTFFSEFLMITDIKTILFMILLIAVFFIIRKVEKKNSQFSTRMILATVLGLGLGTLVQFLAGFPDNPTDIQWIDEVIRWYSLFGNGFMDLLKMLVIPLVFISIIRVIINMKRGEDLGKLTIRSILTLLATTTIAAIVGIIIGNLFNLGVGLEATQLANTEIKEVKSIIDTLRGLLPSNPIKAMADGNVVAVVVFAGFIGFAMQLLSKDFYKEIKPAIDLVEAGYKVITKVAITVIRFMPYGVVALLANTIAGRGLSSIISVLNFIIALYVSIIIMFLIHLIIIALNGLNPIKYVKNVSEPLILAFTSRSSLGTLPVTIETLTEKVGLENGIASFVGSLGANAGMNGCAAIYPALMAVTIANISGTPMDFSFYAMLVVIIAIGSLGIAGLPGTATMAVSVVISGMGMGSYFPLVGGILAIDPILDMGRTMLNVNGSMVTSVTVANSFNEIDKDIFNKTK; encoded by the coding sequence ATGGATAGTACATTTTTTTCTGAATTTCTTATGATTACAGATATTAAAACAATACTATTTATGATTTTATTAATAGCTGTATTTTTTATAATTAGAAAAGTTGAAAAGAAAAATTCTCAATTTTCAACTCGCATGATTTTAGCAACCGTTTTAGGACTAGGGCTTGGAACTTTAGTTCAATTTTTAGCAGGATTTCCAGACAATCCAACTGATATTCAATGGATAGATGAAGTAATAAGGTGGTATAGTTTATTTGGTAATGGATTTATGGATTTATTAAAAATGTTAGTTATACCGTTAGTATTTATTTCAATAATAAGAGTTATTATAAATATGAAGCGTGGAGAAGACTTAGGTAAACTTACTATTAGATCTATATTAACTTTACTTGCAACAACAACAATAGCAGCTATAGTTGGAATCATTATAGGTAATTTATTTAATCTTGGGGTAGGCTTAGAAGCAACACAATTAGCAAATACGGAGATAAAAGAAGTTAAATCTATAATAGATACTTTAAGAGGTCTTCTTCCATCAAATCCAATAAAAGCAATGGCTGATGGAAATGTTGTAGCAGTTGTTGTATTTGCTGGATTTATAGGGTTTGCAATGCAATTATTAAGTAAGGATTTCTATAAAGAAATTAAACCAGCAATAGACTTAGTAGAAGCTGGATATAAAGTTATAACAAAGGTTGCTATAACAGTAATTAGATTTATGCCTTATGGAGTAGTAGCTTTACTAGCAAACACTATTGCAGGTAGAGGATTATCATCTATAATAAGTGTACTTAATTTCATTATTGCTTTATATGTAAGTATAATAATTATGTTTTTAATTCATTTAATTATTATTGCTTTAAATGGATTAAATCCTATTAAATATGTAAAAAATGTTTCTGAACCTTTAATATTAGCTTTTACATCAAGGTCAAGTCTTGGAACTTTACCAGTTACTATAGAAACACTAACAGAAAAGGTAGGCTTAGAAAATGGGATTGCAAGTTTTGTTGGTAGTTTAGGGGCAAATGCTGGAATGAATGGATGTGCAGCTATATATCCAGCGTTAATGGCAGTTACAATAGCAAATATATCAGGAACACCAATGGATTTCAGTTTTTATGCAATGCTAGTAGTGATTATTGCTATAGGATCTTTAGGTATTGCAGGATTACCAGGTACAGCAACTATGGCTGTGTCTGTAGTAATATCAGGTATGGGTATGGGAAGTTACTTCCCACTTGTAGGAGGAATTCTTGCGATAGATCCAATTTTAGATATGGGGCGTACAATGCTTAATGTAAATGGTTCTATGGTAACATCAGTTACCGTTGCAAATAGCTTTAATGAAATTGATAAAGATATTTTTAATAAAACAAAGTAA
- a CDS encoding RrF2 family transcriptional regulator, whose protein sequence is MKISTKGKYGLRALIDISIYSSSEIVTLKSISERQDISERYLEQIFSLLRKGGVIKAKKGPQGGYFLADGANKLTIGDIIRILEGDSDLINIEKTDNQIEKFICENLWEIANQKIKEYFNSITLEELSSKYKESTVNIMYYI, encoded by the coding sequence ATGAAAATATCAACAAAAGGTAAATATGGTTTAAGAGCGTTAATAGATATATCTATATATTCATCTTCAGAAATAGTAACATTAAAAAGCATTTCTGAGAGACAAGATATATCAGAGAGATATTTAGAACAGATTTTTTCTTTATTAAGAAAAGGTGGAGTAATAAAAGCAAAAAAAGGACCTCAAGGAGGTTACTTTTTAGCAGATGGAGCCAATAAATTGACTATTGGAGATATTATAAGAATTTTAGAAGGAGATTCTGATTTAATAAACATAGAAAAAACTGATAATCAAATAGAAAAATTTATTTGTGAAAATCTTTGGGAGATAGCAAATCAAAAGATAAAAGAATATTTTAACTCAATAACTTTAGAGGAATTATCTAGTAAGTATAAAGAAAGTACAGTAAATATAATGTATTATATCTAA
- a CDS encoding metal-dependent hydrolase family protein yields the protein MDKIAFIGGLLIDGTGKEPIKNSVVLVIDKKIEYAGPKKEISGDFRIVDISGKTIMPGLIDSHLHFSGNLTDDDSDWVLEDPIQKTVVAVQQARECLEHGLTTVGEISRSGLHIRNMIEAGIMQGPRIVGTGLGFARTCGHGDSHRVPLWYNEQAHPWAERVDGPWELRKAVRRRLRESPDAIKIWSTGGGIWRWDKKLDQHYTFEEIQAVVDECNMVGIPVWSHAEGYGGALDSAKAGVHLIIHGQTLNDECLDIMSEKNIYFCPTIQFLNEWFKSYAPEYIPEVHDQYPGNTVSEKELNRVYANLKKAKGKGIGLTIGSDSFCSSLTPYGITAIGEMYSFVEKANISPMDTIMAATKTGAEMLKVGDITGTLEEGKFADLIVINGNPLENIRAIDVENMDIIMKEGSIIKNNFIKSTF from the coding sequence ATGGATAAAATTGCTTTTATAGGTGGTTTACTTATTGATGGTACTGGAAAAGAGCCTATTAAAAACTCTGTAGTATTAGTAATTGATAAAAAAATTGAATATGCTGGCCCTAAAAAAGAGATTTCAGGAGATTTTAGAATAGTTGATATATCAGGAAAAACAATTATGCCTGGTCTTATAGATAGCCACTTACATTTCTCTGGGAACCTTACGGATGATGATAGTGATTGGGTTTTAGAAGATCCTATTCAAAAAACAGTGGTTGCAGTTCAACAGGCTCGCGAATGTCTTGAACACGGATTAACTACCGTTGGTGAAATTTCACGTTCTGGTTTACATATTCGTAATATGATTGAAGCTGGAATTATGCAAGGGCCTCGTATAGTAGGTACTGGCTTAGGCTTTGCTCGTACTTGTGGACACGGAGACTCCCATAGAGTTCCTTTATGGTATAATGAACAAGCACATCCATGGGCTGAACGTGTTGATGGTCCTTGGGAACTTCGTAAAGCTGTTAGAAGAAGATTAAGAGAAAGTCCTGATGCCATAAAAATCTGGTCAACAGGTGGAGGAATATGGAGATGGGATAAAAAACTTGATCAACACTATACTTTTGAAGAAATTCAAGCCGTTGTTGATGAATGTAATATGGTAGGAATCCCTGTATGGTCTCATGCTGAAGGATATGGCGGAGCATTAGATTCAGCTAAAGCTGGCGTTCATTTAATTATTCACGGACAAACACTTAATGATGAATGCTTAGATATAATGTCTGAAAAAAATATTTACTTTTGTCCTACTATCCAATTCCTTAATGAATGGTTTAAGTCATATGCTCCTGAGTATATTCCAGAAGTGCATGATCAATATCCAGGAAATACTGTTTCCGAAAAGGAATTAAATCGTGTTTATGCTAATCTAAAAAAAGCTAAGGGTAAAGGAATTGGATTAACTATTGGTTCAGATTCATTTTGTTCAAGCTTAACACCATATGGAATAACCGCTATTGGAGAAATGTACTCCTTCGTTGAAAAAGCTAATATTTCACCTATGGATACAATAATGGCAGCTACTAAAACAGGGGCTGAAATGCTTAAAGTAGGCGATATTACAGGTACATTAGAAGAAGGGAAATTTGCTGATTTAATAGTTATAAATGGAAATCCATTAGAAAATATTCGTGCAATAGACGTTGAAAACATGGATATTATAATGAAAGAAGGAAGTATTATAAAAAATAATTTTATAAAAAGCACTTTCTAA